A region of Salirhabdus salicampi DNA encodes the following proteins:
- a CDS encoding type II secretion system F family protein — translation MLDVTLWVIAFFFFTLSIGLLQLKLSEKRLKIEERIAPLIQEQSEKAIETKEENENHSFKARVVQPLFTKTRTFLLKRMPKEKVKDVERRLREAGHPFGLKGIDFFVAQLVVATFFALFLFLVSLKGSDNMMSPLFLSVFTFFFILFYTNFYVNSKRKQRIALIERSMPDFFDMVNISIEAGLGLDGALRRVSKQMGGPLADEFQFTIEDMALGKTRRQAFTELRERVASDFFKSVISALIQADTMGISISKVLRSQTQRIREQQRQRVKEQAMKAPVKMMIPMVLFIFPSLFIVLLGPALIQFMTMWN, via the coding sequence ATGTTAGACGTTACCCTTTGGGTTATTGCGTTCTTCTTTTTTACATTATCAATTGGTTTATTGCAGTTAAAGCTTTCCGAAAAACGATTAAAGATAGAAGAGCGAATTGCACCGCTTATACAAGAACAATCTGAAAAAGCCATTGAAACAAAAGAAGAGAACGAAAATCATTCCTTTAAGGCGAGAGTAGTCCAGCCATTATTTACAAAAACCCGTACTTTTTTATTGAAGCGTATGCCGAAAGAAAAAGTAAAGGATGTTGAAAGACGATTAAGGGAGGCAGGGCATCCTTTTGGGTTAAAAGGTATTGATTTCTTTGTCGCCCAATTAGTTGTAGCTACATTTTTTGCGCTCTTTTTATTCCTTGTTTCCTTAAAGGGGAGCGACAATATGATGAGTCCGTTATTTTTAAGTGTATTTACGTTCTTCTTTATATTGTTTTATACAAATTTTTACGTTAATAGTAAACGGAAGCAAAGGATTGCTCTAATTGAACGGTCTATGCCTGATTTCTTTGACATGGTTAACATTTCAATTGAAGCAGGACTTGGGTTAGATGGTGCGCTAAGAAGAGTAAGTAAACAAATGGGAGGCCCTTTAGCGGATGAATTTCAATTTACAATTGAAGATATGGCACTAGGGAAAACAAGAAGACAAGCTTTTACTGAATTAAGGGAACGTGTAGCGTCAGATTTTTTTAAAAGTGTCATTAGTGCGTTAATCCAGGCGGATACTATGGGAATTAGTATATCGAAAGTTCTTCGCTCTCAAACCCAAAGAATCCGTGAACAACAGAGACAAAGGGTTAAAGAACAAGCGATGAAAGCACCTGTTAAAATGATGATCCCTATGGTTTTGTTCATTTTTCCTTCCTTGTTTATCGTATTATTAGGTCCTGCTCTAATTCAATTCATGACGATGTGGAACTAA
- a CDS encoding aspartate aminotransferase family protein — protein sequence MIDDVSLHGGKRKTSKALFHEAEQVMPGGVTANIKFFEPNPIVMEYAKGSRLFDVDGNEYIDYLLCYGAQIHGHGHEEVMKEVKAQIEKMGTTIFGTPHRLEAEMAKKLVQLYPSIDMVRYTNSGLEATLLATRLAMAYTNKKKIAKFEGHYHGGSDQFLVSVNPSIEEAGSAEQPNPVPESKGIPDYYVENTIILPFNDLEACENLLWKHRHEIAAIIMEPILGGFIPANNEFIQGIRRITKQLNILLIFDEVKTGFRISLGGAQQEYNIKPDITALGKVLGGGFPIGAVGGREDIMMMSAPNKGKDILTAGSRSSNPQETLFHSGTYNGHPTVLAAGLKTIHLLEGQETMKRLIKTTNQLRCGLEDVYSRYGFPMQTVGMGSIFNIILADQPIKNYRDMKHVNMELRKQIDHELLDLGIYTKPLNRYSLSTAHTEEDIALTIAKHEHVLRRLRR from the coding sequence ATGATTGATGATGTTTCACTTCATGGAGGCAAGCGAAAGACTTCTAAGGCGTTGTTTCATGAAGCTGAACAAGTAATGCCTGGTGGTGTAACGGCTAATATTAAATTTTTTGAACCAAACCCAATTGTGATGGAGTACGCAAAAGGGAGCAGATTATTTGATGTGGACGGCAATGAATATATAGATTATTTACTATGTTATGGTGCACAAATACATGGTCATGGTCATGAAGAAGTGATGAAAGAAGTTAAAGCGCAAATAGAAAAGATGGGAACTACGATTTTTGGAACACCACACCGTTTAGAGGCAGAAATGGCAAAAAAACTCGTTCAATTGTACCCTAGTATTGATATGGTCAGATATACAAATTCCGGTTTAGAGGCAACATTATTAGCAACAAGATTAGCAATGGCCTATACGAATAAAAAGAAAATAGCAAAATTTGAAGGGCATTATCACGGTGGTTCTGATCAATTTTTAGTAAGTGTAAATCCAAGTATTGAAGAAGCTGGGTCTGCGGAACAACCAAATCCTGTGCCAGAATCAAAAGGAATACCCGATTATTACGTAGAGAATACCATTATTCTCCCGTTTAACGACTTAGAAGCATGTGAGAATCTTTTATGGAAGCATCGACATGAGATAGCGGCAATTATTATGGAACCGATATTAGGAGGATTTATCCCGGCAAATAACGAATTTATTCAAGGGATAAGAAGGATAACGAAACAATTAAATATTTTGCTAATTTTTGATGAGGTGAAAACAGGATTTCGTATATCTTTAGGTGGGGCACAACAAGAATACAATATAAAACCTGATATTACCGCACTTGGAAAAGTGTTAGGGGGAGGGTTCCCTATAGGAGCAGTCGGTGGTAGAGAAGATATCATGATGATGAGTGCTCCAAATAAGGGAAAAGACATTTTAACAGCTGGAAGTCGATCAAGTAATCCACAAGAAACATTGTTTCATAGTGGAACGTATAATGGTCATCCTACCGTTTTAGCAGCTGGGTTAAAAACAATACACTTACTAGAGGGTCAGGAAACGATGAAACGTCTTATTAAAACGACGAATCAATTGCGCTGCGGATTAGAGGATGTATATTCCCGGTATGGCTTTCCTATGCAAACCGTAGGGATGGGAAGTATATTTAATATCATATTAGCTGATCAACCTATCAAAAATTATCGCGATATGAAACATGTAAACATGGAATTACGCAAACAAATTGATCATGAATTACTTGATTTAGGTATTTATACGAAACCATTAAATCGTTACTCACTATCAACCGCCCATACAGAAGAAGATATAGCACTTACGATTGCTAAGCATGAACATGTTTTACGCCGGTTAAGGAGGTAA
- a CDS encoding MurR/RpiR family transcriptional regulator, which translates to MANVYQLIAEKVPSMSKSQEKIATYILENPTNVPFLTVRKLAQLTNVSEATIVRFATFIGYTGFPEFQQAMQDSLQKQLTTTERLQMSSKVYNDQNRSIFDLFQDDMDNIQDTIRSLDVSSFQKAVDVLLHARKVYILANRSAMSLGIFMDYYLRIVLDNVENVTSYELISERFYNLDKEDVVIGISFPRYTKSTVQSFAYAKQRGATTICLTDNLLSPLVPNADISLTASSRMPSFIDSFVAPLSLINAIITQLGNKKQIDIKEKLDQLEQMWDHLDIFYT; encoded by the coding sequence ATGGCAAACGTTTATCAACTCATTGCAGAAAAAGTTCCAAGTATGAGTAAGTCGCAAGAAAAAATTGCTACGTATATACTCGAAAATCCGACGAATGTACCGTTCCTGACTGTTAGGAAACTTGCACAATTGACAAATGTGAGTGAAGCAACGATTGTTCGGTTTGCCACCTTTATTGGGTACACAGGGTTCCCTGAGTTTCAACAAGCGATGCAGGACTCCTTACAAAAACAGTTAACGACAACAGAACGGTTACAAATGTCTTCAAAAGTATACAATGATCAAAATCGATCTATATTTGACCTTTTCCAAGATGATATGGACAATATTCAAGATACGATTCGCTCATTAGATGTGTCCTCTTTTCAAAAAGCTGTTGATGTTTTGCTACATGCACGGAAAGTTTATATTCTAGCAAACCGAAGTGCCATGTCATTAGGGATTTTTATGGACTATTATTTACGAATTGTATTAGATAATGTAGAAAATGTAACCTCATACGAGTTAATTTCCGAAAGATTTTATAACCTTGATAAAGAAGATGTCGTAATTGGCATAAGTTTCCCTCGCTATACGAAAAGTACAGTCCAAAGCTTTGCTTACGCAAAACAAAGAGGGGCAACGACGATTTGTTTAACAGACAATTTATTGTCACCTCTTGTCCCAAACGCGGATATTTCATTAACAGCATCGAGCCGAATGCCGAGTTTTATCGATTCATTTGTTGCGCCCCTTAGTTTAATTAACGCAATCATTACGCAATTAGGAAACAAAAAACAAATTGACATTAAAGAGAAATTGGATCAGTTAGAACAAATGTGGGATCATTTAGATATATTTTATACGTAA
- the uvsE gene encoding UV DNA damage repair endonuclease UvsE translates to MTLFRLGYVAMSVHVKNASPSQTMTYNQFEKIRDREAAVRKLELIAKTNINNCLRLLKHNAAHDIRFFRLSSKLVPLATHDELRGWNFIRPIKEDLKELGKFATEKQMRIDFHPDHFVVLNSPTEHNLKSSIILLKYHRLLLKGMGLDSTHRCVIHLGGAYKDKEESLERFVSNWGTVPRTIQNMVMLENDDKTYNIQDVLYVCEKLNIPMVFDLHHHLANHLQTDWQAEWERILTTWEHSPYPIKMHISSPKSSEQFRHHANYIDPKMFLQFVHDVNGSVDQIDCMIEAKMKDHALFKLMEALKKEPSIEVVDGASFYVKEK, encoded by the coding sequence ATGACGTTATTTAGACTTGGCTACGTTGCTATGAGTGTACATGTGAAGAATGCTTCACCATCACAAACGATGACGTATAATCAATTTGAAAAAATACGGGACCGTGAAGCTGCAGTCCGTAAATTAGAATTAATAGCTAAAACCAACATCAACAATTGTTTACGGTTATTAAAACATAATGCCGCCCACGACATTCGTTTTTTTCGTCTAAGTTCAAAGCTTGTCCCTTTAGCTACACATGATGAACTTAGAGGGTGGAACTTCATTCGTCCTATAAAGGAGGATCTTAAGGAATTAGGAAAATTTGCTACCGAGAAACAAATGCGTATTGATTTTCATCCGGATCACTTTGTCGTGTTGAATAGTCCTACCGAACATAATTTGAAATCTTCTATTATATTGTTAAAGTATCATCGACTATTATTAAAAGGTATGGGTCTGGATAGTACTCATCGATGTGTCATTCACCTTGGTGGGGCATATAAAGATAAAGAAGAATCGTTAGAAAGGTTTGTATCCAATTGGGGTACTGTTCCTCGTACAATACAAAACATGGTTATGTTAGAGAATGATGATAAAACGTACAATATCCAGGATGTGCTTTATGTTTGTGAAAAACTAAATATTCCTATGGTCTTTGATCTTCATCACCATTTAGCTAATCACCTTCAAACAGATTGGCAAGCGGAATGGGAGCGTATTTTAACAACGTGGGAGCACTCTCCATATCCAATCAAAATGCACATTTCAAGCCCTAAAAGCTCGGAACAGTTTCGCCATCATGCAAATTATATTGATCCGAAAATGTTCTTGCAATTTGTTCACGACGTAAATGGAAGTGTTGATCAAATCGATTGTATGATTGAAGCGAAAATGAAAGACCACGCTTTATTTAAATTAATGGAAGCCTTAAAGAAAGAACCGAGTATAGAAGTTGTTGATGGTGCTTCGTTCTATGTTAAGGAAAAATAA
- a CDS encoding YfhD family protein, which produces MEGNSREDIRKRTVEGGRDIEFSRELADHDDLEAQERAKEADARAKKKQ; this is translated from the coding sequence ATGGAGGGAAATTCTCGTGAGGATATACGCAAAAGGACTGTAGAAGGTGGTCGGGATATTGAGTTTTCCAGGGAATTAGCAGATCACGACGATTTAGAAGCACAGGAAAGAGCAAAAGAAGCAGATGCTCGAGCGAAAAAGAAACAATAA
- a CDS encoding Fur family transcriptional regulator: MDYQRALTIMKDNGYKQTKQREKLLKLFQQKEEYMPVKEIFEQFQEDFPGASYNTIYRNLYALVDIGILESTQLNGEQHFRFHCDTVGHHHHFICTECGSTSPIDICPMEEVSGRLNGFEIQNHKFEVYGKCPSCH; this comes from the coding sequence TTGGACTATCAAAGAGCCTTAACAATTATGAAGGATAACGGTTATAAACAGACAAAACAGAGAGAGAAACTGTTGAAATTATTTCAACAAAAAGAGGAATATATGCCCGTAAAAGAAATTTTTGAGCAGTTTCAGGAAGATTTCCCTGGTGCTAGTTACAATACAATTTATCGTAATCTTTACGCCCTTGTAGATATAGGAATATTAGAATCAACACAGCTAAATGGTGAGCAGCACTTTCGCTTCCATTGTGACACAGTGGGGCATCACCACCACTTTATTTGTACTGAGTGTGGCTCAACCAGTCCAATTGATATATGTCCGATGGAAGAGGTTAGTGGGCGATTAAACGGCTTTGAGATTCAAAACCATAAATTTGAAGTATATGGAAAATGTCCATCTTGTCATTAA
- a CDS encoding metal ABC transporter solute-binding protein, Zn/Mn family: MGKRNVLLSFILILTISLAACSTSASNEKDENENLTIYTTIYPLQFFAEQIGGEHVSVSSILPAGGDAHTFEPSSKMIVNIAKADMFIMNGFGLETYAEKISNAIERENVIVLEASEGINVKNHEHDEDHEGHDEHGDGNHDEHEEHGEHGEENHDEHEEHDEHGEENHDEYEEQHEGHDHGDDDPHIWLDPTHAITMAENIKDVLIELKPEAKEEFEANFASLKEELKKLDEAFHHHILEQDEKKILVSHAAFGYWEAAYGLEQIAVTGLSPSSEPSQKQIENILNLVDELQLHHILFEQNVTPKVADLIREEMNLEVLRIHNLAILTDDDIENGEDYFSLMYRNLDVLVEALSHK, from the coding sequence ATGGGGAAACGGAATGTACTGCTATCATTTATACTAATTCTAACTATTAGTCTAGCAGCTTGCTCTACATCAGCTTCAAATGAAAAAGATGAAAACGAGAATCTAACAATATATACAACGATTTATCCATTGCAATTTTTTGCTGAACAAATTGGTGGGGAACATGTAAGTGTTAGCTCAATCTTACCGGCAGGAGGAGATGCACATACATTTGAACCATCATCGAAGATGATTGTAAACATTGCAAAAGCCGATATGTTCATTATGAATGGATTTGGATTAGAAACATATGCGGAGAAAATATCAAACGCTATTGAACGTGAAAATGTAATCGTTCTTGAAGCATCAGAAGGAATTAATGTAAAGAATCATGAACATGACGAGGATCATGAAGGACATGATGAACACGGCGATGGAAACCATGATGAGCACGAGGAACATGGAGAACACGGTGAAGAAAACCATGATGAGCACGAGGAACATGATGAACATGGTGAAGAAAACCATGACGAGTATGAAGAGCAACATGAAGGACACGACCATGGTGATGATGACCCACACATTTGGTTAGATCCTACTCACGCCATTACAATGGCTGAAAATATTAAAGATGTGCTGATTGAATTAAAGCCTGAAGCTAAAGAAGAATTTGAAGCAAACTTCGCATCACTAAAGGAAGAACTAAAAAAACTTGATGAAGCCTTTCACCATCATATACTTGAACAAGACGAAAAGAAAATTCTCGTATCCCATGCTGCATTTGGATATTGGGAAGCAGCCTATGGTCTTGAACAAATAGCAGTAACCGGGTTATCTCCGTCTTCAGAACCATCTCAAAAGCAAATTGAAAATATATTAAATCTCGTAGATGAACTACAGTTACATCATATTTTATTTGAGCAAAATGTGACGCCTAAAGTAGCAGATTTAATACGAGAAGAAATGAATTTAGAAGTTTTACGTATTCATAATTTGGCTATATTAACAGATGATGATATAGAAAATGGAGAAGATTACTTCAGTTTAATGTATCGTAATTTGGATGTGTTAGTCGAGGCATTGTCTCACAAGTAA